One part of the Humulus lupulus chromosome 9, drHumLupu1.1, whole genome shotgun sequence genome encodes these proteins:
- the LOC133800106 gene encoding uncharacterized protein LOC133800106: protein MRSLWSSSSKGSIEKIVNTSRKDWKKKLDDLLWAYRTAFKNLIGQERLLELNEIDEFQNEAYENAKIYNENSKACHYKRIIRKDFQLRDKVLLFNSRLKLFPGKLKSRWSGPFTIVVLLPYEAVQIHSKKTGHFKVKHYLDGPVEKCKYVLSLEPL from the exons ATGCGCTCATTATGGAGTTCATCATCAAAAGGTTCTATTGAGAAAATTGTAAACACATCAAGGAAAGATTGGAAGAAAAAGCTTGATGATTTACTGTGGGCATATCGCACAGCCTTCAAGAATCTGAtcg GACAGGAGAGGCTTCTAGAGTTGAATGAGATCGATGAATTTCAAAATGAAGCCTATGAAAATGCAAAGATTTATAATGAAAATTCTAAAGCATGTCATTATAAAAGGATAATTAGAAAGGATTTCCAACTGAGAGACAAGGTGCTATTATTTAATTCTCGATTGAAGCTTTTTCCAGGAAAATTAAAGTCGAGATGGTCGGGTCCATTCACAATTGTTGTTTTATTGCCTTATGAAGCAGTACAGATTCATAGTAAGAAGACGGGACACTTTAAAGTGAAGCACTATTTGGACGGACCGGTGGAGAAATGCAAGTATGTGTTGAGTTTAGAACCTCTTTGA